In Capsicum annuum cultivar UCD-10X-F1 chromosome 11, UCD10Xv1.1, whole genome shotgun sequence, one genomic interval encodes:
- the LOC107847249 gene encoding uncharacterized protein LOC107847249: MKMGEKSVFIDVYEDTHRNKNKDGIRGDWVEPRPKIVYEEFQKSIEEWRQTQPTSEESTMVQPSPEELNNIWTTVVGGRNKGRTYGTRVLQSSSSPSLFPSSSSTLQTMEEMEAMKNQIVELMQKCAANDIKFAKFDKLEELVKKHMPQVFQDEEDNESDDN, encoded by the exons ATGAAAATGGGGGAAAAGAGCGTTTTTATTGATGTCTACGAAGATACGCATAGGAATAAAAACAAGGACGGTATAAGAGGAGATTGGGTCGAACCGCGTCCTAAGATTGtatat gaagaatttcaaaaaagtaTAGAAGAGTGGCGTCAAACCCAACCTACTTCAGAGGAAAgtaccatggtccaaccatcacCTGAAGAGCTGAATAATATATGGACAACTGTGGTAGGTGGTCGAAATAAAGGTAGAACCTACGGGACAAGGGTTCTCCAATCCTCGAGTAGTCCTTCGTTGTTTCCcagttcctcttctactttaCAAACTATGGAAGAAATGGAAGCGATGAAAAATCAAATTGTGGAATTGATGCAGAAATGTGCAGCTAATGACATtaagtttgctaaatttgataaattggaggagttggttaagaagcacATGCCCCAAGTATTTCAGGACGAggaagataatgaatctgatgataattag